DNA sequence from the Euzebya rosea genome:
GCACGGCCGTCGTCACCACCGCCCACGGGTCCCGTGCCCCCCTTGTCGACGGGTTGCGCATCGCTTCGAACGCTGCCGCGGCCGCGTCGCCTGGGTCGGCGCCGTACTTGGCGGTCAGCGGAGCGTACCGGTCGATGGTGAACGCCATCAGCGCATCCACGTCGGCGTCGCCCTGCCAGGCACCGGCCCCGGCGTCGTGCAGCCGGTCAAGCAAGGCCCGAAGGCCCTCCCCCGTCGTGAACCCGTGATCGGCGGGTGGTGTGTGCGAGTGGGCCTCGGCTCGTTCAGCACATGCGGCCATGGGCGCCCCACCCCTTCTGGTCCAGTTCGACCAGGGCGTGGAATCGCCGGTGCCCGACCGGGTGCCCGGCCAGCGCGTTGACGATCCGCAGCCAGCCGGCGTGCTGGGCCTCCTCGACCGTCGCGAGGTGGGCGGTCAGGTCGACGTGGCGATGCACCCGCTTCCCGACCAGCAGGGCCAGGAAGCTGCGTGACGGGTCATCGCAGGCCGAGGCGGCCCACCGGTCGGCGGTGTACTCCTGCGTGCGGACCAGCCAGCGGTCGAGGCCGACCAGCTTGGGGAGGGGTCGGATGGCCAGGCGCCACAGCGCCGTGTGGCCGGCCGCGATGTGGCCGAGCTCGTGGGCCAGCGCGAACTTGACGGCGTCCCAGTCGCCGACCTCGTAGGCGATATCGACCAGGTCGCTGGACAGCACCACGTAGCCGCGCCGGACGGTGCACTTGGCCGCCATGGCGTTGACCAGGCCGTGACCGTTGACGACCATCAGGCGGGGACGCCGGCGCAGGCCCATCTGGTCGGTGAGGGTGATGAGCATCCGGTGCAGCTCGGGGAGTTGCGTGGGGCTGGTCTCCACTCCCCGAGCGAGCAGGGACCAGAACATGACGCGGATCGCCACGGCGGCGGCCACGAAGGGGATGGCGAGTCCGCCGAGCGCGATCGACGCCGGATCGGGGACATCGGCACGCCCCACGATGGCGACGACGGCCACGCAGGCCCCGCCGAGGGTCAGGGCACTGCAGAGGACGAGGACGGGGACTTCGGCGCGGTGCCGGAGGGTCGCGGCGTTCGGTCTGGTGGGTGACCGGAAGGTGGCCCCCGGCGAGGGTGGGCTGGGCGTGTCATGGCTATCGAGGGCGTTCATGTCCGGTGGGACGGGACGGCCCTGTCCGTTGTGTCAAGAACCTGGCGGGGCGACATGCCGGGGACCACCGTCGGCCGTCACCCGCGGGAGGTCAGCGGCGTCCGGGGTCATGGCGTGTCCTCGCGGAACCATCGGCCGACGGTGGAGGGATGGACGCGGAGGTGGCGGGCGATCCGGCGGTTGGACCATCCGTCGGCCCGTCTGGCCTGCGCCTCGACGATCCGGTCATCGCGGGACCGAGCGGGACCCGCCGCGGTCGCCGGCGGGGCCTCGCCGGAGGTCAGGTGCGACGGTGCGTCGGCTCGGGGTGGTGGCGAGGTCACCTGGGTCGTCAGCACGACGGTGAGGTGCGTGATGGCCAGGAGGACCAACGGGGGGACGGCGGAGATGGTGGCAGCCATCCAGCTGGCCAGGCTGGCGTCGCTGGCGACGACGGCATGGACGGCGTTGCCGGTGACCGACAGGCCGGCACCGACCACCAGCAGCGTCCAGGGGTACCAGGTGGCCCGCCGGCCCTGCGGGGCGAGTGCCACGACCGACAGGGTGGCGACGAGGATGATGCCGTCCACGATCAGCGGCCAGACCCATGCCTGCTTGTCCGGGATGCCGGCGCGGGTCGCGAGGTCTGTCAGTGCCGTGAAGGACAGCCAGAAGGCGCCGAGGGCAATCAGGACGGTGCCGGCGACCGCGGTGCCGGCGACCCACCGCGGGACCGCCGGCTGCGCACCTTCGTCGTGTTCGGTCATCGGCCGATACCTCGGTCGAGCGGCGGCTGGCGGCGCGTGGGTGTCGGGCTGGTGTGCCGGTAGGCGGAGCGGATCGTGGCGGTGACCTCACGGCTGGGCAGGCCCGCCTGCGCGGCGGCGTTGCCGAGCAGCTCCTCGGCGACGTCGTGGCCCAGTCCCATCTCGACGTAGCGGCAGGCGGCCCAGAACAGGGCGTTGTTGCGTGTGCCTTCGCTGCGCGTGGACAGCCATGTCGCGATCCCGCGGGCCGATGATGGTCCCAGGGGTCGATCGACGGTGGTCGTTGGTCTCGGGCGGGGGTCGAGGAGGTGGCGGACGCCCGATGCGTCGAGCGGGGCGGCGGCCCGGCCGGTTGCCACGACGCGGTACGGGCGTACCCCGCTGGTGGTCTCGACCGCCGAGGGTGGCACAAGGACGTAACCCCCGGTGCCACGGAAGTCGACGTGGTATCGCGTCAGGGCCCATGGGCGCTGTGGCCGGTCCGGCGCCGCCGGGTAGTACAGGTGCAGTCCGTCGTTGGGAGTGGCGACGGCCGCGAGGAGTGTCCGGCCGTGCCCGGCGCGGAGCAGTCGCGGGAGGACGTCGAAGCCGTTGCCGGACTGGCGCCGGTCGACGTCGAGGACGTCCACGCCCGATCCGCCCGTGGCGATCGCGACGTTCGCCTCGGGCCAGCGTCGCCACCAGCCGGCGAGCTGGTCGGGGACGCTGGAGGCGTCGACCAGCCCGTTGGGAGTGAGGGGCCGTTTGGAGCCGTGGACGATCGGCAGGACCTGCAGGCCCGCTGCCGCC
Encoded proteins:
- a CDS encoding M48 family metallopeptidase — protein: MNALDSHDTPSPPSPGATFRSPTRPNAATLRHRAEVPVLVLCSALTLGGACVAVVAIVGRADVPDPASIALGGLAIPFVAAAVAIRVMFWSLLARGVETSPTQLPELHRMLITLTDQMGLRRRPRLMVVNGHGLVNAMAAKCTVRRGYVVLSSDLVDIAYEVGDWDAVKFALAHELGHIAAGHTALWRLAIRPLPKLVGLDRWLVRTQEYTADRWAASACDDPSRSFLALLVGKRVHRHVDLTAHLATVEEAQHAGWLRIVNALAGHPVGHRRFHALVELDQKGWGAHGRMC
- a CDS encoding DUF2637 domain-containing protein; this encodes MTEHDEGAQPAVPRWVAGTAVAGTVLIALGAFWLSFTALTDLATRAGIPDKQAWVWPLIVDGIILVATLSVVALAPQGRRATWYPWTLLVVGAGLSVTGNAVHAVVASDASLASWMAATISAVPPLVLLAITHLTVVLTTQVTSPPPRADAPSHLTSGEAPPATAAGPARSRDDRIVEAQARRADGWSNRRIARHLRVHPSTVGRWFREDTP
- a CDS encoding bifunctional DNA primase/polymerase yields the protein MELAERTGPNGRRVVDALRQASRCGPAEAALALAAAGLQVLPIVHGSKRPLTPNGLVDASSVPDQLAGWWRRWPEANVAIATGGSGVDVLDVDRRQSGNGFDVLPRLLRAGHGRTLLAAVATPNDGLHLYYPAAPDRPQRPWALTRYHVDFRGTGGYVLVPPSAVETTSGVRPYRVVATGRAAAPLDASGVRHLLDPRPRPTTTVDRPLGPSSARGIATWLSTRSEGTRNNALFWAACRYVEMGLGHDVAEELLGNAAAQAGLPSREVTATIRSAYRHTSPTPTRRQPPLDRGIGR